A genomic stretch from Salarias fasciatus chromosome 18, fSalaFa1.1, whole genome shotgun sequence includes:
- the ubxn7 gene encoding UBX domain-containing protein 7, with protein sequence MRHIYVVVCGGKMAALGDTSAPGVNGLIQQFTAITGATESVGKHMLEACNNNLEMAVTMFLDGGGIAEEPSTSSSSAASSSRAPPTDEVRAPIPQKQDILVEPEPLFGVPKRRRPARSIFDGFRDFQTETIRQEQELRNGGTVDKKLSTLADLFRPPIELMHKGSFETAKDCGQLENKWLMINIQNVQDFACQCLNRDVWSNDAVKTIIREHFIFWQVYHDSEEGQRYIQFYKLNKFPYISILDPRTGQKMVEWNQLDVASFLEQVTGFLAEHGQLDGPSCHAPPAKRARSESLIDASEDSQLEAAIRASLQETHYESSNAPEAPDSPRSDDESDAEPFSDSEGPISVDGSDSETPVPREEKSSASKHAPASSASAAQQRVHPDSSTSSHRKSPYKENNHSHKKEESKKNHLEPSAALPRHPHPDGSSGGNHCAQRAGSAGSSKISTSTTCDVDCPDDNGPKARLMLRYPDGQREQISLSSKAKLLALVRHVQSKGYPNERFELVTNFPRRKLAHLDYDITLQEAGLCPQETVFVQERN encoded by the exons ATGCGTCACATctatgttgttgtttgtggcgGTAAGATGGCGGCGCTCGGAGACACCTCGGCTCCGGGGGTGAACGGGTTAATACAACAATTCACAGCAATAACAg GAGCCACAGAGAGTGTCGGTAAACATATGCTGGAAGCATGCAACAACAACCTGGAGATGGCCGTGACCATGTTCCTGGACGGAGGCGGGATTGCCGAGGAGCCCAGCACCAGCTCCAGTTCAGCAGCATCGAGCAGCAGAGCTCCCCCTACAGA TGAAGTACGAGCACCGATTCCCCAGAAGCAGGACATACTGGTGGAGCCAGAACCACTATTTGGAG TGCCAAAGCGAAGAAGACCTGCTCGATCCATATTCGATGGTTTCCGAGACTTCCAAACAGAAACCA TCCGTCAGGAGCAGGAGCTGCGGAACGGTGGAACAGTGGATAAGAAACTGAGCACGCTGGCAGACCTTTTCCGTCCACCCATTGAGCTCATGCACAAAGGCAGCTTTGAGACG GCTAAAGACTGTGGGCAGCTGGAGAACAAGTGGCTAATGATCAACATTCAGAATGTTCAGGACTTTGCCTGCCAGTGCTTGAACAGAGACGTGTGGAGTAACGACGCAGTGAAGACCATCATCAGAGAGCACTTCATTTTCTGGCAG GTATATCATGATAGTGAAGAGGGACAAAGATACATCCAGTTCTATAAGCTCAACAAGTTTCCTTACATTTCCATCCTTGATCCACGGACAG GTCAAAAGATGGTCGAGTGGAACCAGCTGGATGTGGCGTCGTTCCTGGAGCAGGTGACTGGCTTCCTGGCAGAGCATGGGCAGCTGGACGGACCATCGTGCCACGCACCCCCAGCGAAACGAGCTCGATCG GAAAGTCTGATCGATGCCAGTGAAGACAGCCAGCTGGAGGCAGCGATTCGAGCCTCTCTACAGGAAACCCACTATGAGTCCTCCAATGCCCCCGAAGCCCCCGACTCGCCGCGGTCGGACGACGAATCGGACGCAGAGCCTTTCTCCGACAGCGAGGGTCCCATCTCCGTCGACGGCTCAGACAGTGAAACGCCGGTACCCCGCGAAGAGAAAAGTTCCGCCAGCAAACACGCCCCAGCCTCGTCGGCCTCTGCGGCACAGCAGCGTGTCCACCCCGATAGTTCCACCTCTTCCCACAGAAAATCCCCGTACAAAGAAAACAACCACAGCCACAAGAAAGAGGAAAGCAAAAAGAACCACCTGGAGCCTTCGGCTGCACTTCCCCGCCATCCTCACCCCGATGGAAGCTCTGGAGGGAACCACTgcgctcagagagcaggaagcgCCGGAAGCTCGAAGATCAGCACCTCGACGACCTGCGACGTCGACTGTCCTGATGACAATG GTCCTAAAGCCAGGCTGATGCTTCGCTACCCggatggacagagagagcaaATTTCCTTGTCTTCGAAAGCAAAACTTCTG GCCCTGGTGAGACACGTCCAGTCCAAGGGATACCCCAACGAACGCTTTGAACTCGTCACCAACTTCCCCAGGCGGAAGCTCGCCCACTTGGACTATGACATCACGctgcaggaggcggggcttTGTCCACAGGAGACTGTATTTGTGCAGGAGAGGAACTAG
- the tfa gene encoding LOW QUALITY PROTEIN: transferrin-a (The sequence of the model RefSeq protein was modified relative to this genomic sequence to represent the inferred CDS: substituted 1 base at 1 genomic stop codon) has product MKPLLPLALLGCIAAVFAVPVDQKLRWCVKSDAELRKCGDLTAAAPAFSCVKRDNSKDCIAAIKAGEADAITLDGGDIYVAGLNNYDLQPIIAEDYGTTSETCYYAVAVVKKGTQFGIRDLRGKKSCHTGLGKSAGWNIPIGTLVSMNVIEWSGIEDKPVEEAVASFFQSSCAPGATRGNKLCEACKGDCSRSHNEPYYDYAGALQCLAEDAGDVAFVKHLTVPDSEKSKYELLCKDNTRAPIDDFRSCHLARVPAHAVVTRKDDQLAAAIWDALTSVQNFNLFSSDAYAPAKNLMFKDSTVRLVQLPPHTDSFLYLGAEYMSVVRSLTKELPPGIPSTAIKWCAVGHAETSKCDTWSINSIVSDVSSIECQSGTTVDECLKKIMRKEADAMAVDGGQVYTAGKCGLVPVMVEQYDQSMMLXEQRNHYIHPSAASSYYAVAVVKKGSGVTWNTLQGKRSCHTGIGRTAGWNVPMGLIHKITGNCDFTTFFSSGCAPGADPSSPFCKQCKGSGKAVGDEAKCKASADELYYGYAGAFRCLVEDQGDVAFIKHTIVPENSDGHGPDWARNLRPEDYELICPGKAPVPITEYESCHLARVPAHAVVTRPETRGDVLRVLQDQQAKFGDNNPSFKLFGSDGGKNLLFKDSTKCLQEVAPGSDYQQFLGPEYVTAMTALRQCSANTPDLEKSCSFHSCQTA; this is encoded by the exons ATGAAGCCTCTTCTCCCTCTGGCGCTGCTCGGATGCATCG CCGCCGTCTTCGCGGTTCCCGTCGACCAGAAGCTGAGATGGTGCGTCAAGTCGGACGCGGAGCTTCGGAAGTGCGGGGATCTGACCGCCGCGGCTCCGGCTTTCAGCTGCGTGAAGAGAGACAACAGCAAAGACTGCATCGCTGCCATCAAG GCTGGTGAGGCTGACGCCATCACCCTGGATGGAGGGGACATATACGTCGCTGGTCTGAACAATTACGACCTGCAGCCCATCATTGCCGAAGACTACGGCACCA CCTCCGAAACCTGCTACTATGCTGTGGCCGTGGTGAAGAAGGGCACTCAGTTTGGCATTAGAGACCTCAGGGGGAAGAAATCATGCCACACCGGTTTGGGGAAATCTGCAGGCTGGAACATCCCCATCGGAACCCTGGTGTCGATGAATGTGATCGAGTGGTCTGGCATTGAGGACAAACCAGTGGAGGAGG CGGTGGCCAGCTTCTTCCAGTCGAGCTGCGCCCCCGGAGCAACACGAGGCAACAAGCTGTGTGAAGCATGCAAAGGAGACTGCTCCAGATCCCACAACGAGCCCTACTATGACTACGCCGGAGCACTGCA GTGTCTGGCTGAGGACGCTGGAGATGTGGCGTTTGTGAAACATCTCACTGTACCTG ATTCAGAGAAATCCAAATACGAGCTGTTGTGCAAGGATAACACCAGAGCGCCTATCGACGACTTCAGGAGCTGCCACCTGGCCCGCGTGCCGGCCCACGCCGTCGTCACCCGCAAGGACGATCAGCTGGCCGCGGCCATCTGGGATGCCCTCACGTCGGTGCAG AACTTCAACCTCTTCTCCTCCGACGCGTACGCACCTGCCAAGAACCTGATGTTCAAGGACTCCACGGTGAGGCTGGTGCAGCTGCCGCCGCACACAGACTCTTTCCTGTACCTGGGCGCTGAGTACATGAGCGTGGTCCGCTCCCTCACAAAAG AGCTGCCGCCAGGCATTCCATCTACTGCCATTAAATGGTGCGCCGTGGGCCATGCAGAGACCTCCAAATGCGACACGTGGAGCATTAACAGTATAGTCAGTGATGTCTCCTCCATCGAATGCCAGAGCGGGACCACAGTCGATGAGTGCCTGAAAAAGATTATG CGTAAAGAGGCTGACGCCATGGCGGTGGACGGCGGACAGGTGTACACAGCTGGAAAATGCGGTCTGGTTCCTGTGATGGTGGAGCAGTATGACCAAAGTATGATGCTTTGAGAGCAGAGAAACCATTATATACATCCAT CCGCTGCCTCCTCATACTACGCTGTTGCTGTGGTGAAGAAGGGCTCCGGGGTGACGTGGAACACCCTGCAGGGCAAGAGGTCTTGCCACACAGGCATTGGTAGAACAGCTGGATGGAACGTCCCCATGGGTCTCATTCACAAAATTACCGGCAACTGTGACTTCA cCACGTTCTTCAGCAGCGGCTGCGCTCCGGGAGCCGACCCCAGCTCTCCGTTCTGCAAACAGTGCAAAGGCAGCGGCAAAGCCGTCGGGGACGAAGCGAAATGCAAAGCCAGCGCCGATGAGCTCTACTACGGTTATGCTGGGGCGTTCAG GTGTCTGGTTGAAGATCAAGGTGATGTTGCCTTCATTAAACACACAATTGTTCCAGAAAACAGTGACG GTCATGGTCCAGACTGGGCCCGTAACCTCAGGCCTGAAGACTATGAGCTGATCTGTCCTGGTAAGGCTCCAGTGCCCATCACTGAGTATGAATCCTGCCACTTGGCTCGGGTGCCCGCCCATGCTGTGGTGACTCGCCCTGAGACTCGCGGCGATGTGCTCCGcgtcctccaggaccagcag gCCAAGTTCGGAGACAACAACCCATCATTCAAACTCTTTGGGTCAGATGGTGGGAAGAACCTCCTCTTCAAGGACTCCACCAAGTGTCTCCAGGAGGTTGCACCTGGTAGTGATTATCAGCAGTTTTTGGGACCAGAGTATGTTACAGCCATGACCGCACTCAGACAATGCAGTGCCAATACTCCAG ATCTGGAGAAATCTTGCAGTTTTCATTCTTGTCAGACTGCGTAA
- the ppp1r7 gene encoding protein phosphatase 1 regulatory subunit 7, with the protein MASLSVGELQEMEVDRRGESEESGDDETRRKSINGDVDPNQPTASSKEESPVDMDTITLDPEEEDVDLVHCRIGKIEGLEVLQKAKTLSLRQNLIKKIENLDSLSSLRELDLYDNQIRRLENLHNLTELEQLDVSFNILRKVEGLEQLTQLKKLFLLHNKISNICNLDHLSILEMLELGSNRIRVIENLDSLTSLQSLFLGTNKITKLQNLDGLHNLTVLSIQSNRITKIDGLQNLVNLRELYLSHNGIEVIEGLENNKKLTTLDIAANRIKKIENISHLTDLEEFWMNDNQIENWSDLDELKNAKSLETVYLERNPLQKDPQYRRKIMLALPSVRQIDATFIRF; encoded by the exons TGGACCGAAGGGGTGAGTCTGAGGAGTCAGGTGATGAtgagacgaggaggaagagcatCAACGGGGATGTGGACCCCAATCAGCCTACTGCTTCAA GTAAAGAAGAGTCTCCAGTTGACATGGACACCATAACCTTGGACCCAGAGGAAGAG GATGTTGATCTTGTTCATTGTCGTATTGGAAAAATCGAAGGACTTGAAGTGCTACAGAAGGCTAAA ACGCTCTCCTTACGGCAGAACCTCATCAAGAAAATAGAAAACCTCGACAGTTTGAGCTCACTGCGAGAACTGGACCTCTATGACAATCAGATCCGGAGACTGGAGAACCTGCACAACCTCACAGAGTTGGA ACAGCTCGACGTCTCcttcaacattttgagaaaGGTGGAGGGTTTGGAGCAGCTCACTCAGCTCAAGAAACTATTTCTCCTTCATAACAAAATCAGCAACATTTGCAACCTGGATCACCTGTCCATTCTGGAGATGCTGGAGCTGGGCTCCAATCGCATCCGG GTCATCGAGAACCTCGATTCGCTCACATCTTTGCAAAGTTTGTTTCTCGGCACCAATAAAATAACAAAGCTTCAGAACTTGGATGGCTTGCACAACTTGACAGTTTTAAGCATTCAG AGTAATCGCATCACTAAAATTGACGGGTTACAGAACCTCGTCAACCTGCGAGAGCTCTACCTGAGCCACAACGGCATTGAAGTCATCGAGGGCTTGGAAAATAAT aaaAAACTGACTACCCTGGACATAGCAGCCAATCGAATAAAGAAAATTGAAAACATCAGCCATCTGACAGACCTGGAGGAATTCTGG ATGAATGATAACCAGATAGAGAACTGGTCAGATCTGGATGAGCTGAAGAACGCCAAGTCTCTGGAGACGGTTTACCTGGAGAGAAACCCGCTACAGAAGGATCCTCAGTACCGGCGGAAGATCATGCTGGCGCTGCCCAGCGTTCGCCAGATCGACGCCACCTTCATTCGCTTCTAA